A genomic region of Mycobacterium sp. Aquia_213 contains the following coding sequences:
- a CDS encoding MFS transporter: MVKRLALRHDAHVTTQRLSGDQRNSFIAAMLGWTMDAFDYFIVVFVYADIAKTFHISKAEVAFVTTATLIMRPVGALLFGLWADRVGRRTPLMVDVIFYSIVGFLCAFAPNFTVLMILRMLYGLGMGGEWGLGAALAMEKVPVERRGFFSGLLQEGYALGYLLASVGSLVVMDWLGLSWRWLFALSIVPALISLIIRYRVQESEVWEAAQDQMKLTNTKLRDVLRDGKIVRRFFYLVALMTAFNWMSHGTQDVYPTFLGAHANHGAGLDSVTVKWIVVVYNIGAIVGGLFFGTQSQRFSRRYTVVFCAILGLPIVPLFAYSRSAAMLCLGAFLMQVCVQGAWGVIPAHLTEMSPDAIRGLYPGVTYQLGNLLAAFNLPIQEHLAETHGYPFALTVTIVPVLLAVAFLTLIGKDATGIRFGTAETAFLPTKVT, from the coding sequence ATGGTCAAACGGCTCGCGTTGCGCCACGATGCTCACGTGACAACTCAACGCCTCAGTGGCGATCAACGAAACTCGTTCATTGCGGCGATGTTGGGCTGGACGATGGACGCCTTCGATTACTTCATCGTGGTGTTCGTGTATGCCGACATCGCGAAGACTTTTCACATCAGTAAGGCCGAGGTCGCCTTCGTCACGACCGCCACCCTGATCATGCGCCCGGTGGGCGCATTGTTATTTGGGCTGTGGGCCGACCGGGTCGGCCGGCGGACCCCGCTGATGGTGGACGTGATCTTTTACTCGATCGTCGGCTTCCTCTGTGCGTTCGCGCCCAACTTCACCGTGCTGATGATTCTGCGGATGCTGTACGGCCTTGGCATGGGCGGTGAATGGGGACTGGGCGCCGCGCTCGCGATGGAGAAGGTTCCCGTCGAGCGGCGCGGCTTTTTCTCCGGGCTGCTGCAGGAGGGCTACGCATTAGGCTATCTGCTGGCGAGTGTGGGATCGCTGGTGGTGATGGACTGGCTGGGGCTGTCGTGGCGCTGGCTGTTCGCCCTGTCCATCGTCCCGGCGTTGATCAGCCTGATCATCCGCTACCGGGTGCAGGAGTCCGAGGTGTGGGAAGCCGCCCAGGACCAGATGAAGCTCACCAACACCAAGCTGCGCGATGTGCTGCGCGACGGCAAGATCGTTCGCCGGTTCTTCTACCTGGTGGCGCTGATGACCGCCTTCAACTGGATGAGCCATGGCACGCAGGACGTCTACCCGACATTCCTGGGTGCGCACGCCAACCACGGCGCCGGCCTGGACAGCGTGACGGTCAAGTGGATCGTGGTGGTCTACAACATCGGTGCGATCGTCGGTGGCCTGTTCTTCGGCACGCAGTCGCAACGCTTCAGCCGGCGCTACACGGTGGTCTTTTGTGCGATTTTGGGATTGCCGATCGTCCCGTTGTTCGCCTACTCGCGCAGCGCGGCGATGCTGTGCCTCGGCGCGTTTTTGATGCAGGTCTGCGTGCAGGGCGCCTGGGGGGTGATTCCCGCGCACCTGACCGAGATGTCGCCGGACGCCATTCGCGGCCTCTACCCCGGTGTGACCTACCAGCTCGGCAACTTGCTCGCCGCGTTCAACCTGCCCATCCAGGAACACCTGGCGGAGACGCACGGTTATCCGTTTGCGCTGACCGTCACGATCGTGCCGGTGTTACTCGCCGTGGCGTTCCTGACACTGATTGGTAAGGATGCGACCGGAATTCGCTTTGGTACCGCCGAAACCGCTTTTCTACCAACAAAAGTGACGTGA
- a CDS encoding phage holin family protein yields MGPFLIRAALTGFALWVVTKLVHGLSFVGGNTTLQRVAIIFAVAVVFGLVNAFIKPIVQFLSIPLYIVTLGLFHIVVNALMLWVTAWITQNTTHWGLQIDHFWWTAIWAAIVLSIVSWLLSLLSRDVRRATNR; encoded by the coding sequence ATGGGCCCTTTTCTGATTCGCGCCGCATTGACCGGATTCGCGCTGTGGGTCGTCACCAAATTGGTCCACGGCCTGAGCTTCGTCGGGGGCAATACGACATTGCAGCGGGTCGCCATCATCTTCGCGGTGGCGGTGGTATTCGGCCTGGTCAACGCGTTCATCAAGCCGATCGTGCAGTTCCTGTCGATCCCGCTCTACATCGTGACGCTGGGTCTGTTCCACATCGTCGTCAACGCTTTGATGTTATGGGTCACGGCCTGGATCACCCAAAACACCACCCACTGGGGACTGCAGATCGATCACTTCTGGTGGACCGCGATCTGGGCCGCGATCGTGCTGTCGATCGTCAGTTGGTTGCTATCGCTGTTGAGCCGCGACGTCCGCCGCGCCACCAACCGGTAG
- a CDS encoding alcohol dehydrogenase catalytic domain-containing protein, translating into MRTVVVDGPRNIRVDTRPDPALPGPDGAIVEVAAAGICGSDLHFYEADFPMPDPIALGHEAVGTVVEVGPEVRTVKAGDQVMVSSVTGCGSCAGCATRDPVMCYSGFQIFGGGLLGGAQADLLAVPAADFQLLKMPDGISTEQALLLTDNLATGWAAAQRADIPFGGTVAVIGLGAVGLCALRSAFFQGAATVFAIDMVDGRLDRAAQWGATPVKAPALEAIMAATGGRGADAVIDAVATDASLTDAINTVRPGGTVSVVGVHDMNPFPLNALGCLIRSTSMRFTTAPVQRTWPELIPLLQSGRLDVDGIFTTSMSLDEAAKAYATAESRSGDVVKILLKP; encoded by the coding sequence ATGCGCACGGTAGTCGTCGACGGACCCCGCAACATCCGGGTCGACACCCGTCCCGATCCCGCTCTTCCCGGCCCCGACGGAGCGATCGTCGAAGTCGCCGCCGCCGGCATCTGCGGATCCGACCTGCACTTCTACGAGGCCGATTTTCCGATGCCCGACCCGATCGCGCTGGGCCACGAAGCGGTCGGCACGGTCGTGGAAGTCGGGCCCGAGGTGCGCACCGTCAAGGCTGGAGATCAGGTCATGGTGTCGTCGGTGACGGGCTGTGGCAGCTGCGCGGGGTGTGCCACCCGCGATCCGGTCATGTGCTACTCCGGCTTTCAGATCTTCGGCGGAGGCCTGCTGGGTGGTGCACAAGCAGATCTGCTCGCCGTGCCCGCCGCCGATTTTCAGCTGCTGAAGATGCCCGACGGCATCAGCACCGAACAGGCACTGCTTCTTACCGACAACCTGGCCACCGGCTGGGCTGCGGCACAGCGCGCCGACATTCCATTCGGCGGCACCGTCGCGGTCATCGGCCTGGGCGCAGTCGGCCTATGCGCGCTGCGTAGTGCGTTTTTCCAGGGCGCTGCAACGGTTTTCGCGATCGATATGGTCGACGGCCGGCTGGACCGCGCGGCGCAGTGGGGTGCGACGCCGGTCAAAGCGCCTGCCCTCGAAGCGATCATGGCGGCCACCGGCGGACGCGGCGCCGACGCGGTGATCGATGCCGTCGCCACGGATGCCTCCCTGACCGATGCGATCAACACCGTCCGGCCCGGTGGCACAGTCTCGGTTGTCGGTGTGCACGACATGAATCCGTTCCCGCTCAACGCCTTGGGCTGCCTGATTCGCAGCACGAGCATGCGATTCACCACGGCGCCGGTGCAACGGACGTGGCCGGAGTTGATCCCGCTGCTGCAATCCGGCCGGCTCGACGTCGATGGCATCTTCACCACGTCAATGTCGTTGGACGAAGCCGCCAAAGCGTACGCGACCGCCGAGTCGCGATCGGGCGACGTCGTGAAGATTCTGCTGAAGCCTTAG
- a CDS encoding MTH1187 family thiamine-binding protein, with protein sequence MSVLVAFSVTPLGVGEGVGEIVAEAVRVVRDSGLPNKTDSMFTVIEGDTWEEVMAVVQRAVEAVAARAPRVSTVIKADLRVGVQDAMTQKVATVERYLAEG encoded by the coding sequence GTGTCTGTCCTAGTCGCGTTTTCCGTCACCCCGCTCGGGGTCGGTGAGGGCGTCGGCGAGATCGTCGCCGAAGCGGTGCGGGTGGTGCGCGATTCCGGGCTGCCCAACAAGACCGATTCCATGTTCACCGTGATCGAGGGAGATACCTGGGAGGAAGTGATGGCGGTCGTGCAGCGCGCGGTCGAGGCCGTCGCCGCTCGTGCCCCCAGGGTCAGCACGGTGATCAAGGCGGACCTGCGAGTCGGCGTCCAGGACGCGATGACCCAGAAAGTCGCGACGGTCGAGCGCTACCTCGCCGAGGGTTAG
- a CDS encoding anti-sigma factor antagonist → MDTAEIGISRPNNGSYLGHAPSGLRTVIKRTGSSVVVHVGGDIDASNETAWQDVLSRGAAETVAPGPFVIDVCDLDFMGSCGYAALAHEAAQCRNRGVTLRLVTCQPIVDRTIAACGLRPLLPTYATVETALSPVSDQG, encoded by the coding sequence ATGGACACTGCCGAAATTGGAATCTCGCGGCCCAACAACGGGTCGTACCTTGGTCATGCGCCGAGCGGCCTGCGCACGGTCATCAAGCGCACCGGTTCCTCGGTAGTGGTCCACGTCGGCGGTGACATCGACGCCAGCAACGAGACCGCCTGGCAGGACGTGCTGAGCCGCGGTGCCGCCGAAACCGTCGCCCCCGGTCCATTCGTAATCGACGTGTGCGACCTCGATTTCATGGGGTCGTGCGGTTACGCCGCGCTGGCGCACGAGGCGGCGCAGTGTCGCAATCGCGGCGTCACGCTGCGGCTGGTCACGTGCCAACCCATCGTGGACCGAACCATCGCCGCGTGCGGGCTGCGTCCGCTGCTGCCGACGTACGCGACCGTGGAGACAGCACTATCACCGGTCAGCGATCAGGGCTGA
- a CDS encoding SRPBCC family protein, with translation MQSYTVRFHVDAPPKKVWRVLHPPAPPNAPRPRVLEWPGGSMEILNEGNEAGEGLVRTCIFEVPKYLLTRGRARSWETVTEAELNKLSRYVAVGAPLWSRAEGYHQLEEQADGTTVLTFHETYHAYNPVLRFFLERPVHAKISRDNLAVYEHALGYAGTVRRLA, from the coding sequence ATGCAGTCCTACACCGTGCGATTCCACGTCGACGCGCCGCCGAAAAAGGTATGGCGAGTACTACATCCGCCGGCGCCGCCCAATGCGCCGCGCCCGCGGGTGCTCGAGTGGCCGGGCGGCAGCATGGAAATCCTGAACGAAGGCAACGAAGCCGGCGAAGGCCTGGTCCGCACCTGCATCTTCGAAGTGCCCAAATACCTGCTGACCCGCGGCCGGGCGCGGTCCTGGGAGACCGTGACCGAGGCGGAGCTCAACAAGCTGTCGCGGTATGTGGCAGTGGGCGCGCCGCTGTGGTCGCGCGCCGAGGGCTACCACCAATTGGAGGAGCAGGCGGACGGCACCACCGTGCTGACCTTCCACGAGACGTACCACGCCTACAACCCGGTGCTGCGCTTCTTCCTCGAACGCCCGGTGCACGCGAAGATTTCGCGCGACAACCTCGCGGTCTATGAGCACGCGCTCGGATATGCGGGCACAGTTCGGCGGTTGGCCTAG
- a CDS encoding FAD-dependent oxidoreductase: MASAQQIVVVGAGVSGLTSALCLAEAGWPVRVWTAAMPKQTTSAVAGAVWLPPRPAQRATKTLAWTEYSLGVFRELATDPDTGVQLAPALGVAESTATEAMSSAAHLIPELRPAEPTDLPEGYRVGLRATVPMIDMPHYLDYLTKRLAAAGCQIEENPVQSLAEAADAAPIVINCSGLGARALVGDETVRPLFGQHVILANPGLRQLFLEISNGPEWVCYFPHPHRVVCGGISIPDRWDTTAEPDISARILARCRRIEPRLAEAEVIETITGLRPDRPSVRLEAEPLGRARCIHNYGHGGNGVTLSWGCARDVVRLVSPDR; the protein is encoded by the coding sequence GTGGCCAGTGCGCAGCAGATCGTCGTCGTCGGTGCCGGAGTCAGCGGACTGACCTCCGCCCTGTGTCTGGCCGAAGCAGGGTGGCCGGTCCGGGTGTGGACCGCCGCTATGCCCAAGCAGACGACATCGGCGGTGGCCGGCGCGGTGTGGCTCCCGCCGCGGCCGGCTCAGCGAGCGACCAAAACACTGGCGTGGACCGAATATTCGCTCGGCGTGTTTCGCGAGCTGGCCACCGATCCCGACACGGGGGTGCAGCTGGCGCCGGCGCTCGGCGTCGCCGAATCGACCGCGACCGAGGCGATGTCGTCGGCCGCGCACCTGATTCCCGAACTGCGGCCGGCTGAGCCGACCGACCTGCCGGAGGGCTATCGGGTCGGGTTGCGCGCGACCGTGCCGATGATCGACATGCCGCACTACCTCGACTACCTCACAAAGCGACTCGCCGCGGCCGGCTGCCAGATCGAGGAAAACCCCGTGCAGTCATTGGCCGAGGCCGCCGACGCCGCACCGATCGTGATCAATTGTTCCGGCCTCGGCGCCCGGGCGCTGGTGGGCGACGAGACGGTGCGGCCGCTGTTCGGCCAGCATGTCATCCTCGCCAATCCTGGTCTGCGGCAACTATTTTTAGAGATCAGCAATGGCCCGGAATGGGTCTGCTACTTCCCGCACCCGCATCGGGTGGTGTGCGGCGGGATCAGCATCCCGGATCGCTGGGACACCACCGCCGAGCCCGACATCAGCGCGCGCATCCTGGCGCGCTGCCGGCGCATCGAGCCGAGGCTCGCCGAGGCCGAGGTGATTGAGACGATCACCGGCCTGCGGCCCGATCGTCCGTCGGTGCGACTGGAAGCCGAGCCGCTCGGGCGAGCACGCTGCATCCACAACTACGGGCATGGTGGTAATGGCGTGACCCTGTCCTGGGGTTGCGCCCGCGATGTAGTGCGCTTGGTCAGCCCTGATCGCTGA
- a CDS encoding class I SAM-dependent methyltransferase has translation MSTAPASGPEFGSLRSDDDQWDIVSSVGYTALLVAGWRALHAVSAQPLVRDEYAKVFIAASQDPYLAGVLANPGTTDDETAFPRLYGVQTRFFDDFFVSAAGAGIQQAVIVAAGLDSRSYRLEWPPGTSVFEIDLPKVLEFKAHVLGEHGAVPKASRVEVAADLRTEWSRPLEAAGFDTERPSAWSVEGILPYLTDEAQNTLFTRISGLSAPGSRIAIGALGSRLDHDQLEALETNHPGVNMSGDVDFSSLTYEPKGDPAEWLAAHGWSVEPIRSTLDLQAGYGMTPPDVDVKIDGFMHSQYITATR, from the coding sequence ATGAGCACTGCGCCGGCATCCGGGCCCGAATTCGGCTCGCTCCGTTCCGATGACGACCAATGGGACATCGTCAGCAGCGTCGGTTACACCGCTCTCCTGGTGGCGGGATGGCGTGCACTACACGCCGTGAGCGCGCAACCGCTGGTCCGAGACGAATACGCCAAGGTGTTCATCGCAGCGTCACAGGACCCGTATTTGGCCGGTGTGCTTGCCAATCCGGGAACCACCGACGACGAGACCGCGTTTCCGCGTCTCTACGGTGTGCAGACTCGCTTCTTCGACGACTTTTTCGTTTCCGCGGCCGGCGCGGGCATTCAACAAGCGGTGATCGTCGCCGCGGGATTGGACTCCCGCTCGTATCGCCTTGAATGGCCGCCCGGAACAAGCGTTTTCGAAATCGACCTGCCGAAAGTCCTGGAATTCAAGGCTCATGTGCTGGGCGAGCACGGCGCGGTGCCCAAGGCGTCGCGGGTTGAGGTCGCCGCCGACCTGCGCACCGAATGGTCCAGGCCGCTGGAAGCGGCCGGTTTCGACACCGAAAGGCCCAGCGCCTGGTCGGTGGAGGGGATATTGCCCTACCTGACCGATGAAGCCCAGAACACGCTCTTCACCCGGATCAGCGGACTGAGCGCACCCGGCAGCCGAATCGCCATCGGCGCACTGGGATCGCGATTGGACCACGACCAGCTCGAAGCGCTGGAAACCAACCACCCCGGAGTGAATATGTCCGGCGATGTGGACTTCTCCTCCCTTACCTACGAGCCCAAGGGTGACCCCGCCGAATGGCTGGCCGCACACGGCTGGAGCGTGGAGCCGATCCGCAGCACCCTCGACTTGCAGGCCGGCTACGGCATGACACCGCCCGATGTCGACGTGAAAATCGACGGTTTCATGCATTCGCAGTACATAACGGCAACCCGGTAA
- a CDS encoding HAD-IB family hydrolase gives MTMLSPADAIAEIAVSSPGPRVGAFFDLDGTLVDGFTAAVHVGDRIRRRQVGIGELAGVFEAALRYRFGRLEFEHLIVRAAGYLQGQSLVDLDELGERLFVERVAPRMYSHMREIVQAHQERGHTVVLSSSALSIQALPVARFLGISNVQCNRFELDEHGCLTGGIVKPIVWGATKASAVQLFCTDNDVAAQHSYFYADGDEDAASMSVVGYPRPVNPRSGLAAAAAAHGWPVMCLASVRRRPMRTLRYLANHVRRESQRDGD, from the coding sequence ATGACGATGCTCTCGCCCGCCGATGCCATAGCCGAGATCGCGGTCAGTTCACCAGGACCGCGAGTCGGTGCTTTCTTCGATCTCGACGGAACGCTGGTCGACGGCTTCACGGCGGCGGTGCACGTCGGCGACCGGATCCGGCGCCGGCAGGTCGGTATCGGTGAGCTGGCCGGCGTGTTCGAAGCCGCGCTGCGATATCGATTCGGCCGCCTGGAATTCGAGCACCTCATCGTGCGGGCCGCCGGCTATTTGCAGGGCCAGTCACTGGTCGACCTCGACGAGTTGGGCGAGCGGCTGTTCGTCGAACGTGTTGCCCCACGCATGTATTCGCATATGCGAGAAATCGTGCAAGCGCATCAGGAACGCGGGCATACCGTGGTGCTCAGTTCATCTGCGCTGTCGATTCAGGCGCTGCCGGTCGCCCGCTTTCTGGGTATCTCCAACGTGCAATGCAACCGCTTCGAGCTTGACGAGCACGGATGCCTGACCGGCGGAATCGTCAAACCGATCGTATGGGGCGCAACGAAAGCATCTGCGGTGCAACTGTTCTGTACCGACAATGATGTTGCGGCGCAACACAGTTACTTCTACGCCGATGGTGACGAGGATGCGGCGTCGATGTCGGTGGTCGGCTATCCGCGACCGGTGAACCCCCGCTCGGGTCTGGCGGCCGCGGCCGCGGCGCACGGCTGGCCGGTGATGTGCCTCGCCTCGGTGCGGCGCCGGCCGATGCGGACGCTGCGCTATCTGGCGAACCACGTTCGCCGCGAGTCTCAGCGCGACGGCGACTAA
- a CDS encoding competence/damage-inducible protein A has protein sequence MPVSARAGIVVTGTEVLTGRVQDRNGPWIADRLLELGVELAHITICGDRPSDIEAQLRFMAAQGVDLIVTSGGLGPTADDMTVEVVARFCERELVLDEEVEAKIANILKKLMAHFDSESFDAVRAANRKQAMVPAGAQVLDPVGTAPGVVVPGKPTVIVLPGPPRELQPMWHTAIQTPAAQQAIAGRTIYRQETIRMFGLPESGLAETLRDAQNSVAGFEALEITTCLRRGEIEMVTRYEPDAGEAYAELTRLLRDRHGQQLYSEDGSQVDDVVARLLSGRRIATAESCTAGLVAARLTDRPGSSEYVMGGVVSYSNDAKVQLLGVDAALIDAHGAVSEPVAEAMAAGALQRFGADTAVAITGIAGPGGGTPEKPVGTVCFTVRLAEGRTDTRTLRLPGNRSDVRERSATVAMHMLRRALSEQAPL, from the coding sequence GTGCCGGTGAGCGCACGCGCAGGCATCGTCGTCACCGGAACCGAAGTCCTCACCGGACGCGTCCAGGACAGAAACGGCCCGTGGATCGCCGACCGGCTGCTCGAACTGGGCGTAGAGCTGGCCCACATCACCATCTGCGGCGATCGCCCCTCTGACATCGAGGCGCAACTGCGCTTCATGGCCGCGCAGGGCGTGGACCTGATCGTGACCAGCGGTGGACTGGGTCCGACGGCCGACGATATGACCGTCGAGGTGGTGGCCCGCTTCTGCGAGCGCGAGCTGGTGCTCGACGAAGAAGTCGAAGCCAAGATCGCCAACATTCTCAAAAAGCTTATGGCGCACTTCGATTCGGAAAGCTTCGATGCGGTGCGCGCGGCGAACCGCAAGCAGGCGATGGTTCCCGCCGGCGCCCAGGTGCTGGATCCGGTGGGCACCGCCCCCGGCGTCGTGGTGCCCGGAAAGCCAACGGTGATCGTGCTTCCCGGACCCCCGCGTGAGCTTCAGCCGATGTGGCACACGGCCATCCAGACTCCCGCTGCGCAGCAGGCGATCGCCGGCCGGACGATCTACCGTCAGGAAACCATCCGGATGTTCGGGCTGCCCGAGTCGGGGCTGGCCGAAACGCTGCGGGACGCGCAGAATTCCGTCGCCGGATTCGAGGCGCTGGAGATCACCACCTGCCTGCGGCGGGGCGAGATCGAAATGGTCACCCGCTACGAGCCCGACGCGGGGGAGGCCTACGCCGAACTGACCCGGCTGCTGCGCGACCGGCACGGGCAACAGCTGTACTCCGAGGACGGATCGCAGGTGGACGACGTGGTCGCGCGGCTACTGTCCGGCCGCCGGATAGCCACCGCGGAGTCCTGCACGGCGGGACTGGTGGCCGCGCGGCTGACCGACCGGCCCGGCTCATCCGAGTACGTGATGGGCGGCGTGGTGAGCTACTCCAACGATGCGAAGGTGCAGCTGCTCGGCGTCGATGCCGCGCTGATCGACGCGCACGGCGCGGTGTCCGAACCGGTGGCCGAGGCGATGGCCGCCGGCGCGTTGCAGCGCTTCGGCGCCGATACCGCCGTCGCGATCACCGGCATCGCCGGGCCCGGCGGGGGAACGCCGGAGAAGCCGGTGGGAACGGTCTGCTTCACCGTGCGGCTTGCCGAAGGCCGCACGGACACCCGAACCCTGCGACTGCCCGGGAACCGCTCCGATGTCCGCGAACGCTCGGCGACGGTCGCGATGCACATGCTGCGACGCGCCCTGAGCGAGCAAGCACCCCTGTGA
- the dtd gene encoding D-aminoacyl-tRNA deacylase, translating to MRVLVQRVSSAAVAIDGRVVGAIRPETQGLLAFVGVTHSDDVDKARRLAEKLWNLRILADEHSAADIDAPILVVSQFTLYADTAKGRRPSWNKAAPGAVAEPMVAAFADALRGLGAHVETGVFGANMQVELVNDGPVTVFLEL from the coding sequence ATGCGGGTTCTGGTGCAACGGGTCTCGTCGGCAGCGGTGGCGATCGACGGCCGGGTGGTGGGTGCCATCCGGCCCGAAACCCAGGGGCTGCTGGCATTTGTCGGCGTCACCCATAGCGACGATGTCGACAAAGCGCGCCGGCTTGCCGAAAAGCTTTGGAATCTACGTATTCTCGCCGACGAACATTCCGCGGCCGATATCGATGCGCCGATCCTGGTGGTCAGCCAATTCACGCTTTACGCCGACACCGCGAAGGGCCGCCGGCCATCGTGGAACAAGGCGGCTCCCGGCGCTGTGGCCGAGCCCATGGTCGCGGCGTTCGCGGACGCGTTGCGCGGGTTGGGCGCCCACGTCGAAACCGGCGTGTTCGGGGCGAATATGCAGGTCGAATTGGTCAACGACGGACCGGTAACGGTGTTTCTCGAACTCTGA
- a CDS encoding amidohydrolase family protein codes for MRIIDADGHVAENSSLTIEAIKRWPDHVKPSTDRRLRLMIEGRNYPEDRGPGAGCPPEHGISKSPNINCSSPDGVLGDADRDHIDTMVLYPSLGLCAPSLEDPEFAAGFSRLYNQWIADYCASSGGRLRGVAVTPIEHGRLAIDVMTEAKDLGLVAILVPPALKTRNLDHPDLDSFYAAAVELGMPLGVHGAPGIHLPKIGVDRFTNYIQVHCISFPFDQMTAMTAMVSGGVFERHPQLRVAFLEAGAGWVPFFIDRLHEHYEKRGDWVEHGWRRDPHEYLSAGNIFVTCEPEEPILPGVIDVLGADFIMFASDYPHWDGEWPESTKHLRTRADISEEAREKIAGRNAQRFYALN; via the coding sequence ATGCGAATCATCGATGCCGATGGACATGTCGCCGAAAATTCCTCGCTGACGATCGAGGCGATCAAACGCTGGCCCGACCACGTAAAGCCCAGCACAGACAGGCGTCTGCGGCTGATGATCGAAGGCCGCAACTATCCGGAGGACCGCGGCCCGGGCGCCGGCTGTCCGCCCGAGCACGGGATCAGCAAGTCGCCCAACATCAACTGCTCGTCTCCCGACGGCGTGCTGGGTGACGCCGACCGCGATCACATCGACACGATGGTGTTGTACCCGAGCCTTGGGCTCTGCGCGCCGAGCCTCGAAGACCCCGAATTCGCGGCGGGATTCTCGCGGCTCTACAACCAGTGGATCGCGGACTACTGCGCCTCGTCGGGCGGCCGGTTGCGGGGCGTGGCCGTGACGCCGATCGAGCACGGGCGGCTGGCCATTGACGTCATGACCGAAGCCAAGGACCTCGGGCTGGTGGCAATTCTCGTCCCGCCGGCGCTGAAGACCCGCAACCTGGACCATCCCGATCTCGACTCGTTCTACGCCGCCGCGGTGGAACTCGGGATGCCGCTGGGCGTCCACGGCGCCCCCGGAATTCATCTGCCGAAAATCGGCGTGGACCGCTTCACCAACTACATCCAGGTGCACTGCATCAGCTTCCCGTTCGACCAGATGACGGCCATGACCGCGATGGTCTCCGGCGGCGTCTTCGAGCGCCATCCCCAATTGCGGGTTGCTTTCCTCGAGGCGGGCGCGGGCTGGGTCCCGTTCTTCATCGACCGTCTGCACGAGCACTACGAGAAGCGAGGGGATTGGGTCGAGCACGGTTGGCGGCGCGATCCGCACGAATACCTGTCCGCGGGCAACATCTTCGTCACGTGCGAGCCCGAAGAACCGATCCTGCCCGGCGTCATCGACGTGCTGGGCGCCGACTTCATCATGTTCGCCAGCGACTACCCCCATTGGGACGGCGAGTGGCCGGAGAGCACCAAGCACCTGCGCACCCGCGCGGACATCAGCGAAGAGGCTCGGGAAAAGATCGCCGGGCGCAACGCACAACGCTTCTACGCGCTGAACTAG
- a CDS encoding enoyl-CoA hydratase/isomerase family protein has product MSIDYALNAHIATITIHRPETRNSLDMEHFRDLAHAWADFRDDDGAWVAVVTGVGRDFCTGADLKKFIPELTGDLPKPDGWEALDAIHAVLHRFPVYKPIIAAVNGTCVAGGFEMLGCTDIRVAVPEARFAVMEPKRGLFAGGGSTVRLPRQIPYALAMELLLTADMVDAQRALAMGLLNQVVPAEELMATAYDYAERIAANAPLAVFATKQSAVEGLTLDLESAYDNETRHSDRVFATEDAKEGPRAFAEKRPPRWQAR; this is encoded by the coding sequence GTGAGCATCGATTACGCGCTTAACGCTCACATTGCCACCATTACGATCCACCGCCCCGAGACGCGCAACTCGCTGGATATGGAACACTTCCGCGATTTGGCACACGCATGGGCAGACTTCCGCGACGACGACGGCGCGTGGGTCGCCGTGGTCACCGGCGTCGGGCGGGATTTCTGCACCGGCGCAGATCTGAAGAAATTCATTCCCGAACTGACGGGCGACCTTCCCAAACCAGACGGCTGGGAGGCGCTTGACGCGATCCATGCCGTACTGCATCGCTTCCCGGTGTACAAGCCGATCATCGCCGCGGTGAACGGCACCTGCGTCGCGGGCGGCTTTGAAATGTTGGGCTGCACCGATATCCGTGTCGCTGTGCCCGAAGCGCGGTTCGCGGTGATGGAACCCAAACGCGGGCTCTTCGCCGGCGGCGGCAGCACGGTGCGGCTGCCGCGCCAGATTCCCTACGCCCTGGCGATGGAGCTGCTACTGACTGCCGACATGGTGGACGCGCAGCGTGCTCTTGCGATGGGGCTGCTGAACCAGGTCGTGCCGGCGGAGGAGCTGATGGCTACCGCCTACGACTACGCGGAGCGGATCGCGGCTAACGCGCCGCTCGCGGTCTTTGCGACCAAACAGTCCGCGGTCGAAGGGCTGACGCTCGATCTTGAGTCGGCCTACGACAACGAGACTCGGCACAGCGACCGGGTTTTCGCGACCGAGGACGCCAAGGAAGGCCCGCGCGCCTTCGCCGAGAAACGCCCACCGCGGTGGCAGGCGCGCTGA